From a single Arachis hypogaea cultivar Tifrunner chromosome 3, arahy.Tifrunner.gnm2.J5K5, whole genome shotgun sequence genomic region:
- the LOC112791576 gene encoding uncharacterized protein has translation MEESYTTGLPTSHLAGSVPAVTAGEKSTTKQDAPLANMQTFPPSNAGGRRGQVYQPITAQTAESFEQQPTTNWQGVFSVSSYSQYFNVDTDVVVDRMICSLNPVRDDFFSKIDANPDLYGMVWISTTLVFILSSVGNLATYFSVKKANDWNFDVSYVHSAAWSIYGYVLVVPMAYHFYLQYMRSNSNLVRFWCLWGYSLTIFVLSSFLLLIPVGVLRWMIIITSGGASATFVALNLKSFIQENDLSMAVIAAFGLQIALAVFIKVRFFA, from the exons ATGGAAGAGTCATACACCACCGGCCTCCCCACCAGCCATTTGGCCGGTTCTGTTCCG GCTGTCACAGCTGGAGAAAAGAGTACTACGAAACAAGATG CCCCTTTGGCAAATATGCAAACATTCCCTCCCAGCAATGCAGGGGGAAGAAGAGGACAAGTATATCAACCTATTACAGCTCAAACTGCTG AATCATTTGAGCAGCAGCCAACAACTAACTGGCAGGGAGTTTTTAGTGTCTCATCGTACTCACAGTATTTCAATGTGGACACGGATGTTGTTGTAGACAGAATGATATGTTCCTTGAATCCAGTCCGTGATGATTTTTTCAGCAAGATAGATGCTAACCCTGATTT GTATGGAATGGTATGGATCTCAACAACATTGGTTTTTATTCTTTCCTCAGTGGGAAATCTTGCTACATACTTTTCAGTGAAAAAAGCTAATGACTGGAACTTTGATGTCAGTTATGTGCATTCAGCTGCATGGTCCATATACGGCTATGTCTTAGTGGTCCCAATGGCATACCACTTCTATCTTCAGTACATGCGTTCAAATAGTAACCTTGTACGCTTTTGGTGCCTGTGGGGATACTCCCTTACCATTTTCGTCCTGTCCTCT tttttattGCTTATCCCAGTTGGGGTTCTGCGGTGGATGATAATAATCACCTCTGGTGGTGCCTCAGCTACCTTTGTTGCCTTGAACCTGAAATCCTTCATCCAAGAAAATGATCTTTCAATGGCTGTAATTGCTGCATTTGGATTGCAAATAGCATTAGCAGTCTTCATCAAGGTTCGGTTCTTTGCATAG
- the LOC112791578 gene encoding delta-1-pyrroline-5-carboxylate synthase isoform X1 has protein sequence MENVDPSRDFVKDVKRIVIKVGTAVVTRKDGRLAVGKLGALCEQIKELNSLGYEVILVSSGAVGLGRQRLKYRKLVNSSFADLEKPQVELDGKACAAVGQSSLMAIYDSLFSQLDVTSAQLLVTDNDFRDRDFRKQLTETVKSLMALKVIPVFNENDAVSTRKAPYEDSSGIFWDNDSLSALLALELKADLLVLLSDVEGLYSGPPSDPESKLIHTYIKEKHQNEITFGDKSRVGRGGMTAKVKASVHAAEAGIPVIITSGYAAENIIKVLQGQRIGTLFHKDAHKWAPVKEVDAREMAVAARDCSRRLQALPSEERKQIMLNIADALEANEKEIRTENEADVAAAQEAGYEKSLVARLFLKPGKITSLANNMRTIANMDDPIGRVLKRTELADGLILEKISSPIGVLLIVFESRPDALVQIASLAIRSGNGLLLKGGKEAKRSNAILHKVITEAIPDTVGGKLIGLVTTRAEIPELLKLDDVIDLVIPRGSNQLVSQIKSSTKIPVLGHADGICHVYIDKSANLEMARRIVLDAKIDYPAGCNAMETLLVHKDLADKNWLNDIIVDLRTEGVTLYGGPKASSLLNIPQARSFHHEYSSLACTIEIVDDVYAAIDHINLYGSAHTDSIVAEDHEVADAFLRQVDSAAVFHNASTRFSDGARFGLGAEVGISTSRIHARGPVGVDGLLTTRWILKGSGQIVDGDKAVSYTHRDLTAT, from the exons ATGGAGAACGTGGATCCTTCGCGAGATTTTGTCAAAGACGTGAAGCGCATAGTCATCAAG GTTGGAACTGCTGTTGTTACCCGCAAAGATGGACGCTTGGCAGTTGGAAAATTAGGTGCACTTTGTGAACAG ATTAAGGAACTTAACTCTCTGGGATATGAGGTTATTTTGGTCTCTTCTGGTGCTGTTGGCCTTGGACGCCAAAGGCTTAAATACAGGAAATTAGTTAATAGCAG CTTTGCTGACCTTGAGAAGCCACAGGTTGAGCTTGATGGCAAGGCGTGTGCCGCAGTTGGACAAAGCAGCCTCATGGCTATTTATGATTCCTTGTTTAGTCAG CTGGATGTCACATCTGCTCAGCTTCTTGTTACAGACAACGATTTTAGAGACAGAGATTTTAGAAAGCAACTTACTGAAACGGTGAAGTCGTTGATGGCACTTAAAGTTATTCCTGTTTTCAACGAGAATGATGCTGTCAGTACTAGGAAAGCTCCATATGAG GATTCTTCTGGAATATTTTGGGATAATGACAGTTTATCAGCTTTGTTGGCCTTGGAGTTAAAAGCTGATCTTCTTGTTTTGTTGAGTGATGTAGAGGGTCTTTACAGTGGGCCTCCAAGTGATCCAGAGTCAAAGCTCATTCATACATAcatcaaagaaaaacaccaaaatgAAATTACTTTTGGAGACAAGTCTAGGGTGGGAAGAGGTGGAATGACAGCCAAAGTGAAGGCTTCTGTTCATGCTGCTGAAGCTGGCATTCCTGTGATTATTACCAG TGGCTATGCGGCAGAAAATATCATTAAAGTTCTCCAAGGACAACGTATTGGAACACTCTTCCATAAAGATGCACATAAGTGGGCACCAGTTAAAGAGGTGGATGCACGGGAAATGGCAGTTGCAGCTCGGGACTGTTCCAGACGACTTCAG GCCTTACCTTCAGAGGAGAGGAAACAAATTATGTTAAATATAGCTGATGCGTTGGAAGCAAATGAAAAGGAAATCAGGACTGAAAATGAAGCTGATGTTGCTGCTGCACAAGAAGCAGGATATGAGAAATCCTTGGTTGCTAGGCTGTTTTTAAAACCTGGGAAG ATTACAAGCCTTGCAAACAACATGCGAACTATTGCAAACATGGACGATCCAATTGGTCGAGTGTTAAAACGAACTGAG CTTGCAGATGggttaattttagagaagatatCATCTCCTATAGGAGTTCTCTTAATTGTTTTTGAATCTCGCCCTGATGCACTTGTACAG ATAGCTTCTTTGGCGATCCGGAGTGGTAATGGGCTTCTTTTGAAAGGAGGCAAGGAGGCTAAGCGATCAAATGCAATTTTGCACAAA GTAATTACTGAGGCCATACCTGATACTGTTGGCGGAAAACTTATTGGACTCGTTACAACAAGAGCAGAGATCCCAGAGCTACTTAAG CTGGATGACGTAATTGATCTGGTGATTCCTAGAGGCAGCAACCAACTTGTTTCTCAGATAAAGAGTTCCACTAAAATTCCTGTTCTAGGTCATGCTG ATGGAATTTGTCATGTCTATATTGATAAATCTGCTAACTTGGAGATGGCAAGGCGGATTGTTCTGGATGCAAAAATAGATTATCCAGCAGGCTGTAATGCCATG GAAACACTTCTTGTTCACAAGGACTTAGCAGATAAAAATTGGCTCAATGATATTATTGTTGACCTACGAACAGAAG GTGTTACATTATATGGAGGACCCAAGGCAAGCTCTCTGTTAAATATTCCACAGGCACGTTCGTTTCATCATGAGTACAGTTCGTTGGCCTGCACTATTGAAATTGTGGATGATGTGTATGCAGCTATTGACCATATAAATCTTTATGGAAG TGCGCATACCGATTCCATTGTCGCGGAAGATCATGAAGTGGCTGATGCTTTTCTACGCCAAGTTGACAG TGCTGCTGTTTTTCACAATGCTAGTACAAGATTCAGTGATGGGGCGCGATTTGGATTAGGCGCAGAG GTTGGAATAAGTACAAGCAGGATTCATGCTCGGGGCCCTGTAGGAGTTGATGGCTTGTTAACAACCAGATG GATTCTAAAAGGGAGTGGACAAATAGTTGATGGTGACAAAGCAGTTAGTTACACTCATAGAGACCTTACAGCTACTTGA
- the LOC112791578 gene encoding delta-1-pyrroline-5-carboxylate synthase isoform X2 has translation MENVDPSRDFVKDVKRIVIKVGTAVVTRKDGRLAVGKLGALCEQIKELNSLGYEVILVSSGAVGLGRQRLKYRKLVNSSFADLEKPQVELDGKACAAVGQSSLMAIYDSLFSQLDVTSAQLLVTDNDFRDRDFRKQLTETVKSLMALKVIPVFNENDAVSTRKAPYEDSSGIFWDNDSLSALLALELKADLLVLLSDVEGLYSGPPSDPESKLIHTYIKEKHQNEITFGDKSRVGRGGMTAKVKASVHAAEAGIPVIITSGYAAENIIKVLQGQRIGTLFHKDAHKWAPVKEVDAREMAVAARDCSRRLQALPSEERKQIMLNIADALEANEKEIRTENEADVAAAQEAGYEKSLVARLFLKPGKITSLANNMRTIANMDDPIGRVLKRTEIASLAIRSGNGLLLKGGKEAKRSNAILHKVITEAIPDTVGGKLIGLVTTRAEIPELLKLDDVIDLVIPRGSNQLVSQIKSSTKIPVLGHADGICHVYIDKSANLEMARRIVLDAKIDYPAGCNAMETLLVHKDLADKNWLNDIIVDLRTEGVTLYGGPKASSLLNIPQARSFHHEYSSLACTIEIVDDVYAAIDHINLYGSAHTDSIVAEDHEVADAFLRQVDSAAVFHNASTRFSDGARFGLGAEVGISTSRIHARGPVGVDGLLTTRWILKGSGQIVDGDKAVSYTHRDLTAT, from the exons ATGGAGAACGTGGATCCTTCGCGAGATTTTGTCAAAGACGTGAAGCGCATAGTCATCAAG GTTGGAACTGCTGTTGTTACCCGCAAAGATGGACGCTTGGCAGTTGGAAAATTAGGTGCACTTTGTGAACAG ATTAAGGAACTTAACTCTCTGGGATATGAGGTTATTTTGGTCTCTTCTGGTGCTGTTGGCCTTGGACGCCAAAGGCTTAAATACAGGAAATTAGTTAATAGCAG CTTTGCTGACCTTGAGAAGCCACAGGTTGAGCTTGATGGCAAGGCGTGTGCCGCAGTTGGACAAAGCAGCCTCATGGCTATTTATGATTCCTTGTTTAGTCAG CTGGATGTCACATCTGCTCAGCTTCTTGTTACAGACAACGATTTTAGAGACAGAGATTTTAGAAAGCAACTTACTGAAACGGTGAAGTCGTTGATGGCACTTAAAGTTATTCCTGTTTTCAACGAGAATGATGCTGTCAGTACTAGGAAAGCTCCATATGAG GATTCTTCTGGAATATTTTGGGATAATGACAGTTTATCAGCTTTGTTGGCCTTGGAGTTAAAAGCTGATCTTCTTGTTTTGTTGAGTGATGTAGAGGGTCTTTACAGTGGGCCTCCAAGTGATCCAGAGTCAAAGCTCATTCATACATAcatcaaagaaaaacaccaaaatgAAATTACTTTTGGAGACAAGTCTAGGGTGGGAAGAGGTGGAATGACAGCCAAAGTGAAGGCTTCTGTTCATGCTGCTGAAGCTGGCATTCCTGTGATTATTACCAG TGGCTATGCGGCAGAAAATATCATTAAAGTTCTCCAAGGACAACGTATTGGAACACTCTTCCATAAAGATGCACATAAGTGGGCACCAGTTAAAGAGGTGGATGCACGGGAAATGGCAGTTGCAGCTCGGGACTGTTCCAGACGACTTCAG GCCTTACCTTCAGAGGAGAGGAAACAAATTATGTTAAATATAGCTGATGCGTTGGAAGCAAATGAAAAGGAAATCAGGACTGAAAATGAAGCTGATGTTGCTGCTGCACAAGAAGCAGGATATGAGAAATCCTTGGTTGCTAGGCTGTTTTTAAAACCTGGGAAG ATTACAAGCCTTGCAAACAACATGCGAACTATTGCAAACATGGACGATCCAATTGGTCGAGTGTTAAAACGAACTGAG ATAGCTTCTTTGGCGATCCGGAGTGGTAATGGGCTTCTTTTGAAAGGAGGCAAGGAGGCTAAGCGATCAAATGCAATTTTGCACAAA GTAATTACTGAGGCCATACCTGATACTGTTGGCGGAAAACTTATTGGACTCGTTACAACAAGAGCAGAGATCCCAGAGCTACTTAAG CTGGATGACGTAATTGATCTGGTGATTCCTAGAGGCAGCAACCAACTTGTTTCTCAGATAAAGAGTTCCACTAAAATTCCTGTTCTAGGTCATGCTG ATGGAATTTGTCATGTCTATATTGATAAATCTGCTAACTTGGAGATGGCAAGGCGGATTGTTCTGGATGCAAAAATAGATTATCCAGCAGGCTGTAATGCCATG GAAACACTTCTTGTTCACAAGGACTTAGCAGATAAAAATTGGCTCAATGATATTATTGTTGACCTACGAACAGAAG GTGTTACATTATATGGAGGACCCAAGGCAAGCTCTCTGTTAAATATTCCACAGGCACGTTCGTTTCATCATGAGTACAGTTCGTTGGCCTGCACTATTGAAATTGTGGATGATGTGTATGCAGCTATTGACCATATAAATCTTTATGGAAG TGCGCATACCGATTCCATTGTCGCGGAAGATCATGAAGTGGCTGATGCTTTTCTACGCCAAGTTGACAG TGCTGCTGTTTTTCACAATGCTAGTACAAGATTCAGTGATGGGGCGCGATTTGGATTAGGCGCAGAG GTTGGAATAAGTACAAGCAGGATTCATGCTCGGGGCCCTGTAGGAGTTGATGGCTTGTTAACAACCAGATG GATTCTAAAAGGGAGTGGACAAATAGTTGATGGTGACAAAGCAGTTAGTTACACTCATAGAGACCTTACAGCTACTTGA
- the LOC112791578 gene encoding delta-1-pyrroline-5-carboxylate synthase isoform X4: MAIYDSLFSQLDVTSAQLLVTDNDFRDRDFRKQLTETVKSLMALKVIPVFNENDAVSTRKAPYEDSSGIFWDNDSLSALLALELKADLLVLLSDVEGLYSGPPSDPESKLIHTYIKEKHQNEITFGDKSRVGRGGMTAKVKASVHAAEAGIPVIITSGYAAENIIKVLQGQRIGTLFHKDAHKWAPVKEVDAREMAVAARDCSRRLQALPSEERKQIMLNIADALEANEKEIRTENEADVAAAQEAGYEKSLVARLFLKPGKITSLANNMRTIANMDDPIGRVLKRTEIASLAIRSGNGLLLKGGKEAKRSNAILHKVITEAIPDTVGGKLIGLVTTRAEIPELLKLDDVIDLVIPRGSNQLVSQIKSSTKIPVLGHADGICHVYIDKSANLEMARRIVLDAKIDYPAGCNAMETLLVHKDLADKNWLNDIIVDLRTEGVTLYGGPKASSLLNIPQARSFHHEYSSLACTIEIVDDVYAAIDHINLYGSAHTDSIVAEDHEVADAFLRQVDSAAVFHNASTRFSDGARFGLGAEVGISTSRIHARGPVGVDGLLTTRWILKGSGQIVDGDKAVSYTHRDLTAT; this comes from the exons ATGGCTATTTATGATTCCTTGTTTAGTCAG CTGGATGTCACATCTGCTCAGCTTCTTGTTACAGACAACGATTTTAGAGACAGAGATTTTAGAAAGCAACTTACTGAAACGGTGAAGTCGTTGATGGCACTTAAAGTTATTCCTGTTTTCAACGAGAATGATGCTGTCAGTACTAGGAAAGCTCCATATGAG GATTCTTCTGGAATATTTTGGGATAATGACAGTTTATCAGCTTTGTTGGCCTTGGAGTTAAAAGCTGATCTTCTTGTTTTGTTGAGTGATGTAGAGGGTCTTTACAGTGGGCCTCCAAGTGATCCAGAGTCAAAGCTCATTCATACATAcatcaaagaaaaacaccaaaatgAAATTACTTTTGGAGACAAGTCTAGGGTGGGAAGAGGTGGAATGACAGCCAAAGTGAAGGCTTCTGTTCATGCTGCTGAAGCTGGCATTCCTGTGATTATTACCAG TGGCTATGCGGCAGAAAATATCATTAAAGTTCTCCAAGGACAACGTATTGGAACACTCTTCCATAAAGATGCACATAAGTGGGCACCAGTTAAAGAGGTGGATGCACGGGAAATGGCAGTTGCAGCTCGGGACTGTTCCAGACGACTTCAG GCCTTACCTTCAGAGGAGAGGAAACAAATTATGTTAAATATAGCTGATGCGTTGGAAGCAAATGAAAAGGAAATCAGGACTGAAAATGAAGCTGATGTTGCTGCTGCACAAGAAGCAGGATATGAGAAATCCTTGGTTGCTAGGCTGTTTTTAAAACCTGGGAAG ATTACAAGCCTTGCAAACAACATGCGAACTATTGCAAACATGGACGATCCAATTGGTCGAGTGTTAAAACGAACTGAG ATAGCTTCTTTGGCGATCCGGAGTGGTAATGGGCTTCTTTTGAAAGGAGGCAAGGAGGCTAAGCGATCAAATGCAATTTTGCACAAA GTAATTACTGAGGCCATACCTGATACTGTTGGCGGAAAACTTATTGGACTCGTTACAACAAGAGCAGAGATCCCAGAGCTACTTAAG CTGGATGACGTAATTGATCTGGTGATTCCTAGAGGCAGCAACCAACTTGTTTCTCAGATAAAGAGTTCCACTAAAATTCCTGTTCTAGGTCATGCTG ATGGAATTTGTCATGTCTATATTGATAAATCTGCTAACTTGGAGATGGCAAGGCGGATTGTTCTGGATGCAAAAATAGATTATCCAGCAGGCTGTAATGCCATG GAAACACTTCTTGTTCACAAGGACTTAGCAGATAAAAATTGGCTCAATGATATTATTGTTGACCTACGAACAGAAG GTGTTACATTATATGGAGGACCCAAGGCAAGCTCTCTGTTAAATATTCCACAGGCACGTTCGTTTCATCATGAGTACAGTTCGTTGGCCTGCACTATTGAAATTGTGGATGATGTGTATGCAGCTATTGACCATATAAATCTTTATGGAAG TGCGCATACCGATTCCATTGTCGCGGAAGATCATGAAGTGGCTGATGCTTTTCTACGCCAAGTTGACAG TGCTGCTGTTTTTCACAATGCTAGTACAAGATTCAGTGATGGGGCGCGATTTGGATTAGGCGCAGAG GTTGGAATAAGTACAAGCAGGATTCATGCTCGGGGCCCTGTAGGAGTTGATGGCTTGTTAACAACCAGATG GATTCTAAAAGGGAGTGGACAAATAGTTGATGGTGACAAAGCAGTTAGTTACACTCATAGAGACCTTACAGCTACTTGA
- the LOC112791578 gene encoding delta-1-pyrroline-5-carboxylate synthase isoform X3 encodes MAIYDSLFSQLDVTSAQLLVTDNDFRDRDFRKQLTETVKSLMALKVIPVFNENDAVSTRKAPYEDSSGIFWDNDSLSALLALELKADLLVLLSDVEGLYSGPPSDPESKLIHTYIKEKHQNEITFGDKSRVGRGGMTAKVKASVHAAEAGIPVIITSGYAAENIIKVLQGQRIGTLFHKDAHKWAPVKEVDAREMAVAARDCSRRLQALPSEERKQIMLNIADALEANEKEIRTENEADVAAAQEAGYEKSLVARLFLKPGKITSLANNMRTIANMDDPIGRVLKRTELADGLILEKISSPIGVLLIVFESRPDALVQIASLAIRSGNGLLLKGGKEAKRSNAILHKVITEAIPDTVGGKLIGLVTTRAEIPELLKLDDVIDLVIPRGSNQLVSQIKSSTKIPVLGHADGICHVYIDKSANLEMARRIVLDAKIDYPAGCNAMETLLVHKDLADKNWLNDIIVDLRTEGVTLYGGPKASSLLNIPQARSFHHEYSSLACTIEIVDDVYAAIDHINLYGSAHTDSIVAEDHEVADAFLRQVDSAAVFHNASTRFSDGARFGLGAEVGISTSRIHARGPVGVDGLLTTRWILKGSGQIVDGDKAVSYTHRDLTAT; translated from the exons ATGGCTATTTATGATTCCTTGTTTAGTCAG CTGGATGTCACATCTGCTCAGCTTCTTGTTACAGACAACGATTTTAGAGACAGAGATTTTAGAAAGCAACTTACTGAAACGGTGAAGTCGTTGATGGCACTTAAAGTTATTCCTGTTTTCAACGAGAATGATGCTGTCAGTACTAGGAAAGCTCCATATGAG GATTCTTCTGGAATATTTTGGGATAATGACAGTTTATCAGCTTTGTTGGCCTTGGAGTTAAAAGCTGATCTTCTTGTTTTGTTGAGTGATGTAGAGGGTCTTTACAGTGGGCCTCCAAGTGATCCAGAGTCAAAGCTCATTCATACATAcatcaaagaaaaacaccaaaatgAAATTACTTTTGGAGACAAGTCTAGGGTGGGAAGAGGTGGAATGACAGCCAAAGTGAAGGCTTCTGTTCATGCTGCTGAAGCTGGCATTCCTGTGATTATTACCAG TGGCTATGCGGCAGAAAATATCATTAAAGTTCTCCAAGGACAACGTATTGGAACACTCTTCCATAAAGATGCACATAAGTGGGCACCAGTTAAAGAGGTGGATGCACGGGAAATGGCAGTTGCAGCTCGGGACTGTTCCAGACGACTTCAG GCCTTACCTTCAGAGGAGAGGAAACAAATTATGTTAAATATAGCTGATGCGTTGGAAGCAAATGAAAAGGAAATCAGGACTGAAAATGAAGCTGATGTTGCTGCTGCACAAGAAGCAGGATATGAGAAATCCTTGGTTGCTAGGCTGTTTTTAAAACCTGGGAAG ATTACAAGCCTTGCAAACAACATGCGAACTATTGCAAACATGGACGATCCAATTGGTCGAGTGTTAAAACGAACTGAG CTTGCAGATGggttaattttagagaagatatCATCTCCTATAGGAGTTCTCTTAATTGTTTTTGAATCTCGCCCTGATGCACTTGTACAG ATAGCTTCTTTGGCGATCCGGAGTGGTAATGGGCTTCTTTTGAAAGGAGGCAAGGAGGCTAAGCGATCAAATGCAATTTTGCACAAA GTAATTACTGAGGCCATACCTGATACTGTTGGCGGAAAACTTATTGGACTCGTTACAACAAGAGCAGAGATCCCAGAGCTACTTAAG CTGGATGACGTAATTGATCTGGTGATTCCTAGAGGCAGCAACCAACTTGTTTCTCAGATAAAGAGTTCCACTAAAATTCCTGTTCTAGGTCATGCTG ATGGAATTTGTCATGTCTATATTGATAAATCTGCTAACTTGGAGATGGCAAGGCGGATTGTTCTGGATGCAAAAATAGATTATCCAGCAGGCTGTAATGCCATG GAAACACTTCTTGTTCACAAGGACTTAGCAGATAAAAATTGGCTCAATGATATTATTGTTGACCTACGAACAGAAG GTGTTACATTATATGGAGGACCCAAGGCAAGCTCTCTGTTAAATATTCCACAGGCACGTTCGTTTCATCATGAGTACAGTTCGTTGGCCTGCACTATTGAAATTGTGGATGATGTGTATGCAGCTATTGACCATATAAATCTTTATGGAAG TGCGCATACCGATTCCATTGTCGCGGAAGATCATGAAGTGGCTGATGCTTTTCTACGCCAAGTTGACAG TGCTGCTGTTTTTCACAATGCTAGTACAAGATTCAGTGATGGGGCGCGATTTGGATTAGGCGCAGAG GTTGGAATAAGTACAAGCAGGATTCATGCTCGGGGCCCTGTAGGAGTTGATGGCTTGTTAACAACCAGATG GATTCTAAAAGGGAGTGGACAAATAGTTGATGGTGACAAAGCAGTTAGTTACACTCATAGAGACCTTACAGCTACTTGA